Genomic window (Escherichia fergusonii ATCC 35469):
TCGCTCAAGGCGATTCGGGATAGCGACGTGTTCATGACCACCACGTTTATACCGGTGGGTGGGTTGCTGACAACTCACCAGTCCCAGTTCTTTCATGAGCCTGCCGGCAAGCCAGCGTCCCATTCTGAAGCCTCTCAGGGTTGCCATAATGGCGATACTTCTCGCGCCAGCAGAGCCATGGCTAATGTTATGCAGCTCCAGAACCTGACTACGTAATACAGCCCGTTTGCCGTCTGGCTTTTCGGGGCTTTCCACCCAGTATTTGTAGCTGCTGCGATGAACCCCGAACACTTGGCAGAGTGTGACCACAGGATACTGCGCTCTGAGTTTCCCGATTAACGAGAACTGTTCAGGGAGTCTGACATCAAGAGCGCGGTAGCCTTTTTTAATATGTCGTTTTCCATTTCAATGCGTTGTAGCTTTTTCTTCAGCTCTCGTATTTCAATCTGTTCCGGGGTTATAGGGGAGGCTTTAGGTATTTTGCCCTGTCGTTCATCCCGTAACTGCTTTACCCATCGTGTCATGGTAGAAAGCCCCACGTCCATGGCACTGGCCGCAGCTGCAACGGTGTAGTTCTGATCAAGGACCAGTTGAGCGGATTCGCGTTTAAACTCTGCGCTGAAATTTCTTTTTTTCATTGAGGCACCTGTAATGTTCTGAGGTGAGCATATCACCTCTGTTCAGGTGGCCAAATTCAGTAAACCACTACATCTTTTGAGTTGATATATCAACCCTGTGTGTTAGAATGTTGGCATGAAAACACAAAAACTCACAGATGAAGAGCTCCTGGCATGGCGAGGTTTTCGCAGAATGGGGGAAGTCATTTCCTCCATGATTGCCCGGGACATACAAAAAGCGACGGGGCTCTCGGCCCAGGATTTCGCGATCCTCTCACAATTGAGATCCACCCGTAATGGAGTGCGTAAACAGCGTGATATCCAGCAATTTCTCGGCTGGGACAAGAGCAGGCTGTCTCATCAACTCAGTAGAATGGCGAGTCGCGAAGTGATTACCCGTGAAAACAGGCCTGAACAGGGGCTTGTGGTTTGCATCACGGAAGAAGGTATCAAACAGATTATTCAGGCTGAACCCATTCATTCTGCTGCCGTCAGACGTTATTTTCTGGATTTTCTGAATCCAGATGATATGAACGCACTCACAAGCATTGCCGCAAAACTTCGAGAAGGGCTGGAATCTCAAGCGACGTATGATGATTTTCAGTAGCAGTCTGATAAATTTCGTCGGAGATTACGGTGAATAATCAAGACAAATCAAGCGTGCCCAATGGCCTATAAGCAATGTCCGCTGCTGGCACTTAGCGGACCGACTGAAACGTTGCGACGTCTAACAGCAGTAGCGGAAGCCCTGCTGCGCAAGGTTGTAACATTCAACCTGTACGCCACGTCCTTTCAGCCATTGCACATCAGCAGAAAAATCGACCAGAACCTGATCGACATCTGAGCCACATACGCCGGTACTGCAGCACTTTGCCGGGTCAAACACCGTTAACGTTTTCATTCCAAATACATCACATTCGAAAAAACATATATGTTAAGGCAAATTTTTTAGATGCAAACAGCCTTACCGCTACCAGAGCAGTTTGCCGATGCCAGCTTACGGGCGATGGCCTGTACGTCGTCCTGTTGGCTTAACCATGCCTGCTCAATCACCTGAGCAGCCCAGGAAGGAATATGCGGAGATAAGCGGTAGTGAACCCACTTGCCCTGTTTGCGATCCAGCAATAGACCACTTTCCCGGAGCATTGCCAGATGGCGGGAGATCTTAGGCTGAGACTGTTCCAACGCAGTGCAGAGGTCGCACACGCACAGCTCTCCCATCTCCCTGAGCAGCAGCACGATCCCTAGACGGGTTTCATCGGAGAGGTTTTTGAAGAGTTGTAGGGAAGTTAGAGACATCATTCCTCCTGTTCATTTGAAGTCAGGGTACTCTTAAAAAAATAAAATCAATTTACATATTCGTAAAAACGAATATGTTTTATGCGTTTTTAAGAGATGTGTCCCACAAATTACGCGCAAGGGTTTACTTTTCTCTTTAATACCTTGAAATTATTTTATTTTTTTGCTAAATCGTTGGCTTTGGATTTTAAACAGAAAAAGCAATTTGCTGATGTTATCAGGATGGTTACTCATATGTTTTTAAGCAAATTAAAAATAAAAGGCTTTAGATGTTTTAATGATGAATTTAATATTTCATTAAATGAAGGTCTTAGTGTTATTGTAGGTGAAAACGGGGCTGGGAAATCTGCTATTATAAACTCAATAAGGCAATTATTTATTGATTCAGAATCAGAGCGATATAACATAACAGAAAATGATTTTCATAGCCCATTCAGTAATCCTCCAAAAGCAAGTGATTCATTTACAATTAATGCAGAGTTTTCTAATTTAGATGCAAAGGAGATAATTGCCTTACTTCCTTGGACTGGGAATTCAGATGTAGCTAAATTAAATTTACACGTTGAGAATAAAGAAATAAGAGGGAGATATAAAAAATCACTTTGGGGTGGTGATTCGCAAAATTCTCAATTTGATTATGAATTATTAGACCTAATTTATTGTATATATCTCCCTCCATTAAGAGATGCAGAATCAAAACTGACCAATGGTCGGCAGTCAAGATTATCGAAACTTTTAAAAGCTATAAATAGAAAAGATCTTAAAACACTTAAAAAGAGTGGTGGAGTGCATCCTTTAGTAGATAAAGTTAATACCTTCAATGATGAATTATCAAATAGTGATTTATACAGTATTAAAGCTGCAAACCAATTAATAAAAAACCAGCTACAGAATGCTATAGGGCTTAATTTTGGGCAGAACACAGCAATTCAATTTGCAGAAAGTGACTTTACTAGAATTGTAGAAAGTTTACGGCTTATATTTTTCCCTGACTTAACAGAGAATGATACCAAACTTTTTAGAAACTTAGAGCAAAACAGCTTAGGTTATAATAACCTCCTTTATATTGCATCTATATTAGCCGAGCTTACTCTAGGCAACGAACAAGAGTCATCTACTTGTAGAGTGTTATTAATAGAAGAACCCGAAGCTCATTTGCACCCTCAACTTCAAATAAGATTACTTGAGCATTTAAAAAAAGTATCCGAAGACAAAGAAAATAATGTTCAAGTAATTGTCACAACTCATTCGACAACTCTTGCTTCTTCAGTCAGTGTTGATTCTATCATTCACTTATCCAAATCAACTTCCCCAGTAGCAACACGTATAAAAGACTGTGGATTAGCAAAAAAAAGTCAAGAGTTCATTGATAGATGGATGGATGTAACTAAATCCAACTTGCTTTTCGCAAGTGGTGTAATTCTCGTTGAGGGTATAGCCGAGCAAATGCTATTGCCTGTTTTAGCAAAAGAGGCATTAGCTAGTAGAGATGCAGGGAAAAACTCCTTATCAGATTTAGGTGTTTCTGTTATAAACCTTAATGGTATCTATTTTAGACACTTCATGGGAATATATTGTAACTTTGCAATCCCAAGTGAAAAGACAAAGCATGAAGGATTAAACATACCTGTTCGCTGTGCAGGATTAACAGATCTTGACCCTCCAAAAAAGATAAAAGAATGTGTAGAAGAAAATAAGTTCATTGAAAAAATAGTTATCCCCCATGATGATGAAATGTATGATGGTACTAATCATGCTATCAAGCTCGTAGGAGAGATAAATAGTTCTAAATATGCAAGGCTTTATGTAAGTAAATACAAAACACTTGAATACGATCTGGCAATGACAGGGAATAACATTGCTGTTATGTCAACTGTACTTTATGAAATTTGGCCTACAGATGGGGAAATAAAGAAGAAGATAAAAAAAATTATGGATGTAAATGACGATTGGTCGAAAAAAAAATCTAGCGAACGAGCTGTGATTGCAAATGAGTTATTACAATATATCGAGAACAATGAGTTAGGAAAAGGATATTTCGCACAAAGTCTTTCAGATAACATATTAAATAATAGAGTTAAATTTGAAACACCAGAATATATTAAAAATGCTATTCTCTGGGTATGCCAAGATGGAGAGGTATAAAGATGACGCATTTTAACTCTCAACAGATGGATTATATCGAATCCTCTATTGCCTCTAGTATTTATCTTGAGGCGTGTCCTGGTAGTGGAAAAACTGAAGTCATTGCAGCTAAAGTTGCAAAGGAGATAAATAATTGGACACTTAGTCCTAGTGGTATAGCTTTATTATCCTTTTCTAATAGCGCTACAGATGAACTTTTCTCACGGGTTAAAAAGTACTCCCCCGATACGGTCAGTAGATTCCCACACTTCATTGGAACTTTTGATAGTTTTATATTTAAGTTTTTAATTGGTCCTAACGCAAAATGTTTGACTCATTTTGAAGGGGAATGTAATAAAAATACTTTAAGGATTATAGAGTCTGCGTCACCATTATTCATTCAAACAAAATATGCTTACAATAAAAGAGGGAAGATCAAAGCACACCATTATACTTTTGATAGAAGAAATGATTCCATACTGTTCAACTCGGATAGCCCCGAACTTGACAGAATGAGAAACGCCATAAACCTGCAGGAATGGCAAATTAAAGATTTAATAGAAACAAAATATAAGTTATTTAAATCTGGATTAATGACTCACGATGACTCACTATTTCTTGCTGCTGAAATCTTCATTAATGAAAAGTATAAAAATTATGCTTTATTACTCTCTAAAAGATTTCCACTAATTATTATTGATGAGTGCCAAGATTTATCATACGAGCACTTATTTATATTACAGGGGCTTCATGATTTAGGAGTTAAACTTCACTTTGTCGGTGATTTAGAACAATCCATTTATGGTTTCCGTGCTGTAGATCCTAAAGATACAATAAAATTCATTACTGACAATGAATTCGAAAGAATGCCATTAAAAATTAATTATCGGAGCTGTCAGCAAATCATTGATCTTTGTTCAAAATTAACAGCACATGATGGTGTTAATGGCCAATTTAGTTCAATTGAATCTCCCTGTATCGTTTTGCAGTATAATGAAACGCCTCTAGAATTAATCGATAAAATTGGACAGCTATGTTTCGGATACAGTAATAATGTAATCGTAGCTCGTGGGCACTCTATTTTGGAAAAGTTCACATTTAATGGTGTTGAAGATAATATTGTGAAAAACCTTGTTAATGCAATAAATATTTTCTCATTACATGGAACTCAAAATATAAAAAACTCACTGCAGTTATTTTCAACAGTGATACGCGCGAGATCAAATCATCCAATTAGAGAATCTAAGTATAATTGTCCTAATGAGATTGAGTCATCCGTGCAATGGCGAGCATTTCTTTTCTATACATTGGAATACTTCATCGAGAATAAGCTCAACAATTTTGAATTAACATGGAGTAAGTGGTGTAAAAATGCAAATGCAATCCTTATCAATCTTCATCAGCAACCGTTCATAACTGATGAATTAAAACCTATAGTAGAGGAAGTATTTTCCTTATCTATAAAAGCTCCTTCAGGACTTGCAAAAATTAATGTTTCGGAGTTCACTGCAATAGAAAAAGTAAATACTGAAAATTATAAATATGCTACAATTCATAGCGTTAAAGGTGAAACTCATGATGTAACAATTCTATTATCATCGCCTTCAAACTCCGGAAATAATGGTTCACACTGGAAACAGTGGATAAGTAATCAAAAATCAGAATCAACCAGATTTGCCTATGTTGCAAGCTCAAGGCCTAGATATCGATTAGTCTGGGGTGTCAAAAAATTAAAAAATAGTGAAGCTGATACATTAAGAAAACTTGGTTTTACTATTGAATGAAGATATTTTTACCTGCTTCATTCATTGTGAGTTGAAGCAGGTTGCAATTAGTTCTGTCAATTATTAATGATCAAATCTCCATACCACTGCATCATCTCCCTCCGCCCCTCCAGATATTGAGCATGGTTATATGTCCCACGAATTGAGTTCTTATCGACGTGAGCCAGCTGTAACTCAATCCAGGCCGAGTTAAATCCCTGCTCATGCAAAATAGTACTCATCGTGTGGCGGAATCCGTGCCCCGTAACGCGCCCGGCATAGCCGATACGCCTAACCAACACAATCAATGCCATATCACTCATCGATTTCTTAGGATTATTACGCCCAGGGAACAGCAACGCACCTGCACCTGTCATAGGTTTAAGCTGATTAAGTAGGTCAATTGCCTGGCTTGATAACGGAACCAGATGAGGGCGGCGCATTTTCATGCGCTCTGCTGGCACGTTCCAAACCTTCCGCTCAAAATCAAACTCCTGCCACTCCGCTTGCCTCAATTCCCCAGGCCTTACTCCAGTCAAAATAAGTAATTGCATCGCAATCTTAACAAGCACACTACCGGCATAGGTATTCAGAGTCCGAAGAAACTCTGGTAATTCATCCTGGGTTAAAAAAGCATAGTGTTCTTTCTCATGTGGAGTCACGGCGCTGGCTAGATCAGGTGCTGGATTGTACTCGGCTCTGCCAGTCACAACGGCATACTTCCAGACTTCTCCACAACGTTGACGAACCTTACGTACCTTCTCAGTTGCTCCTCGTGCTTCTATCTTTGAAAGAACAGCAAGCAGCTCCATCGGCTTGATATCTTTGATTGGCCGGTGACCGATATAAGGAAATACATCCTTTTCAAAGGTTCTTAGCATCTCTTCGCGGTAGGAGACAGACCAGCGGTCATAGCGACGCTGATACCACTCCCGCGTGATAGCCTCAAACGAGTTTTCTGCGTCCTGTTGACGGCTAAGTTTCTCAATTTTTCGTTCAAGAGAAGGATCATTGCCAACAGCTAATGTTCTTTTAGCATCCTCACGCTTACTTCTGGCTTCAGCTAAAGAAACATCAGGGTAAACGCCAATAGCGAGCAGCTTCTCTTTGCCTAGTGAACGGTATTTGAGACGCCAGTATCTTTTGCCATTGGGATTAACCAGCAGGTAAAGACCACCACCATCAGCGAGTTTGTAGGGCTTATCTTTAGGTTTTGCAGTTTCAACCTGACGAGCAGTCAGCTTCATTGGGGGTACCTCTCAGCAGGGGGTACAATTATACCCCCACTCATACCCCCACATTGAGCTTGACCCTGAGGGAGTACTATTGAGTTCAATAGACTAATAGAATGCTATAACTACTGATTTATCAAGGAAAAGTTGAGTTTGGTAGACTTCAGGGGAGTTGAGTTTGGAGCGGGCGAAGGGAATCGAACCCTCGTATAGAGCTTGGGAAGCTCTCGTTCTACCATTGAACTACGCCCGCTTTGAGATGCGTAAGGCATTATAAGCCTTACGCTCTTGCTGGCAAGTGGCTTTGTACTGACTGCTGTTTATTTCACCGTCAGCATTTCGGTTTACTGCCTTGCGGGGGGAGATAACGCAGCGGATCAATGGCAGTTGCCCGGTAACGGATCTGGAAGTGCAGCCGTACAGAGGCAGCGTCAGTACTGCCCATGGTGGCGATTTTCTGGCCCGCTTTTACCGTCTCCCCATTATTGACCAGAATAGTGTCGTTATGGGCGTAGGCAGTAATGTAATCTTCACTGTGCTTTATCATCACCAGATTACCGTAACCACGCAGTTGGTTACCCGCATACACGACCTTGCCGGCTCCGGCAGCATAAACCGGTGTACCTCGGGCCGCGGCGATGTCGATGCCTTTATTTCCGCCATCCGCCATTGAGTATGGCAAAATCACCTTCCCACTGGCTGGCCACCGCCAACAGCGTTGACCAACAGGTGGCCAGGAAGATTGCGGAACGGAAGAAGATGGTCTGACCGCTGCAGTTTTGCTGGTCGATTTTTTGCCAGATTTACTGGCAGTTTTGCTGCTTTTCGACCCACTGCTCACTTTCAGTTTTTGCCCAACCTCAATAGTATAAGGCGGTGAAATGCCGTTCAGACGAGCGAGTTCTTTTACGCTGGTGCCAGTAGCGCGTGAAATACGATACAACGTATCTCCCCGCTTCACAGTGTAAACGGTACCAGAATAGCTTCCCGAATCGGATGACGGTTTGCTGGAACAGCCCGCCAGCAGTAGCCCCATAGACAACAGCAGCGCAATTCCGAGGCTATTTTTATTCAAGCGTCCTGCGCTCAAAGCGAATCCTCACGATATTTCAAGTCGCTTTATGATAGCAGCCATCCGCAAGATGCCCAATCTCTTGCATCTGACATAACATGTTAATCAAGCACTGACGGATCTGCTTCAATCATCAGTTGCTTCATTTCAGCAAAATGCTGACGGGAAAAATCAACGATCTTCTCCCAGTCACGGGCCGTTTTTTCTGCGACTTCATCCGGCAGGATTTTCAGTGGCTGTCCACAGGACATAGCAGTAACAAATATCTGACAAGCACGCTCAAGCGTCCAGATATCATCAAATGCTTCCCCTACTGAAATACCAGTAACTAACACGCCGTGGTTACCCATCAGCAAGCGCCGTTTTTCTCCCAGTAATCCTGCCAGTCGGGCACCTTCTGCCGTTGTGTCTGCCATTCCACCATATAAGGTATCTATTGCCATACGATTAAAATAACGTGCCGTATTTTGATCGATTGCAGGAATATGCGGTGTCTCCAGACACGCAACGCTGGTGGTATAGACCGGATGAAGATGCAGCACGACACGTGCTGCTGGCAGACGTTGATGAATCTGCCCATGAATCGCCCATGCCGTGGCATCGACATCTTCACGGTGGGCATTAGCTTCATCATCAGCATCTAACAACAGCAAGTCGCTGGCACGAATCCGGGAAAAATGTTTCCACTTAGGATTCAGCAGAAACGTCTTTCCGTCGTCAGAAATTGCCGCGCTGAAATGATTAGCGACAGCTTCGTGCATCCCAAGATGGGCAATTATGCGGAAGGTTACGGCCAGATCGACACGGATCTGCTCTTCAATTGATATTCCCATTCATTTATTCCGCTTTTGGCATCAGAGTGTTGAGATCTTCCGCAGTTGGCGGGGTGAAGTTATATTTCTTCAGCAAAGCGGCATATTCCGGCGTGGCGCTATATTTTTTTAGCCCCTCTTCCAGCGCGTTTTTCACTACGCTGTTGCCTTTTTTGACACCAAAGCCATTAAGCACTGGATATATCAGAGTATCGGAAGAAATAACCACACGATCGCCCAATTTATCGATCACCCCTTTTGCTACCGCCGCATCAGTGATCTGCGCTTCTACAGCTCGGGAAAGTAGCGCCTGAGTCGTCTGCGGATCAGTGGCATATTCACTAAGGACAATGGGTTCAAGTCCGTTTTTTACGCAGTAATCAGCTGAAAGCTTCTGTAGTTGTGCCAACCAGGAAGTCGCTCCCATCGAACCAATTTTGTGTCCGCAAAAGTCTTCCGGTTTTTTTGGTTGATATTCACTACCTTTCAGCACGAGGATTGATTCACCACTTTTCAGGTAAGGCACCATATCAATGACTTTCAGCCGTTCCGCCGTGATATACATTGAAGAGTTGGTGATATCAAAACGCTCGCCCTGCAATCCTGGGATTAAATTCGGGAAGCGAGTGTCAATATTTACCGCGTCACGCCCCATTACCTTCGCCAGTCCGGCAAGAAACTCAATATCAAATCCGGCTGGTTGATTGTTTTCCATATATTCATAGGGATAAAAGGTCATATCTGATCCGGCAATAATCTTCTCCGGCTGTTGGAAAGCATTGGCATTAAAAGATGCCAGCACAACACTGGCATATAACAACGGGACGGTATTAAGTAAGGTATTGAACTTTTTCATAATATCTCCAGAGAACAGATCAATCAGATGTTGGCAAAATCGTTTCCGGCTTGCTGAACGAAAAAGGATGCACCGCGTGGCTTTTGCGGTAAGCGGAACTGGTTATCACTACTACGGATTAATCCACTCTCTTCCCCGGCGACAATTTGCCCGGCATGAATACTTGGCAACGGATTGTCACCAAAAGGCAAAGCGTCTTCGGCGGCGTATACCGCAATAAACAGTGTGCGCGGCATATCAGTTTCATTAGGACTGGAGGCATGTAACAGACGGGTATGCATAAAACATACTGATCCGGGTGGGCCATAACAGGCCGTTGGTTGTTGGCAATGGGCGTGTTCTATCTGTTGCTCTACCGCTCCGGTAAAACGTTCGTTCTGCCAGTGAGAATATAGTGGCCCCTGATGACTTCCAGGCACCACATTCAGCGGCCCATTTTCTGGTGTCACTTCACTTACCATTAACAGCGCGGTAATGATGTCGTCATTACTGTGCGGGGTGAAAAGAAAATCCTGATGCCATTTCACCTTCGTGGCGGTGTGCGGCAATTTAGAATTAATTTTGCTGTGATGAAAACGCGTACCGCTGCCGCCAATCAATTGCCCGGCGATGGTCGCCATTCTGGAATGCAAAGCAGCATGTTGATAAACAGAAGAAATCTCAGTAGGCGATGTTACACGCCGTAATGAGGGATGTGCCGCTGAGTGATCATCTTCGAGATCAAACCGCGGACGGCCATCCAGCGTTTCTCCCCATGGTTGTTGGTGCTGGCGGCTTTGTTCTACCCAACCATCAAAGTCAACCTGCAATGCTGTAATCTCTTCTGTCGTAAGAACATCTTCGACGACCAGAAATCCCTGTTGGTGAAACTGCTCAATTTGCCATTGTGCGATCATGATTTTTCCTTTCAGTCAGAGGGTTAAGCCAGAGAGACATCTTTCAGGAAGGCATCAACACGCGGATGATGCCCTTCACGCATTGCTTGCGGCGTGTCGTCACACACCACACGTCCTTTTTCCATAAAGACAATTCGGTCTGAAACTTTGAAGGCAAAATTCATCTCATGGGTCACGATCACCATGGTGATACCTTCTTGCGCCAGTGATTCAATTACCTGCAGCACTTCATTCACCTTCTCAGGATCAAGGGCTGAAGTGGGTTCATCGAACAACATGATTTGCGGTCGCATCATTAACGCCCGGGCGATCGCCACGCGTTGTTGCTGCCCACCAGAAAGCTGATGCGGATACTTCCAGGCGTGGTCCAACATGCCGACCTTATGCAACAACTCACAGGCTTGTTGTTTGAGTTCTACTTCACTTGCCAGCCGGTGGTATCGCGGAGCCAGTAGCAAATTGCCAAGTACAGTAAGGTGAGGAAACAGATTGAAACTCTGAAAGACCATGCCAATATTCATGCGATGTTGAGCATTTTCAGTAAAACGTGGTTTTTGCTGCCCCTGACGATTGAGATGAATAAATGGCTGACCATTGATTTTAATTTCGCCATTGTCGATCTGCTCAAGCCCATTGAGCAGGCGAATCAGTGTGGTTTTACCGGAACCGGATGGTCCGATGACTGATACCACCTCCCCCGGTTGAATCCTCAGGCTAACGGCCCCCAACACTTCGACATTGTTATATGCTTTGTGCAGTCTGGATGCCTGCAATGCAGGTGCCGCCTGGTCTGAAAAATGGCGTGCTGTCGTTGGTTGCCCGGCAACTGCCAGCTGGCGCATTTCGGCATCTACCGGACGAGAAGTATTGCGCTGAGTCACATCAAGATATTTCTCCAGACGTTTCAGTAGGAAATCAAATACCGTCACGATAAATACGTAATAGAACGCCACGGCAGCCATGGTTTCCATAACAAGAAAGTTTTGCGAATAGAGACGCTGTCCGACCATTAAAATCTCGGTGAGCGAAATCACTGAAACTAAAGAACTGAGTTTCACAATGGCGATATATTCATTTGCCAGTGCGGGTAGCGCGACGCGTAATGCCTGAGGGATAACCACCCGCCACTGTGTTCCGGCGTAGCGCATACCCAGCGCTCTGGCAGCTTCACTTTGCCCTTTTGGAATAGACAACAATCCCCCACGATGAATTTCCGCAATATATGCTGCCTCGCAAAGTACCATAGCAATTAATCCGGCGCGGAAAGGATCATTTAATATCGATGCCAGAGAGGGCATTGCCTGCGGTAAGTTATATACAAAAATCAGCAATACCAGTAACGGAATACTGCGAAATAACCAAATATAGATTCGTGCCGGCGTATTGAATAACTTACGTGGCGATTGCTTTGCCAGTGCAAGAATAAAGCCCAGCACAATGCTGAAAAACCAGGTCAGCAAACTTAATTTAATGACAGTCCAGGTGGCCTGCCAGAAATCATGATTACTGAGTAGACTTAACATATAGTTCCAGTCAAACGTCATGGGCTATTCCACTCATCATAATTAACGGAAGTCGGGGCTTACTTGTTATTGCAAACCAGTGAACCCTCGTTCGTCTTGCCGTGATACTATGCTTATAATTTTCTTGTGCTGGCAATTAGAAAATTTCTGGCCTTTAGGATTAAAAAAACTATACAACTTCGCAAACATAAAAAATCATGTTTAACACTTCTCAAATGAACAAAAATGAATTTGCACAACATTGGGGCAAATAAAATTCCACA
Coding sequences:
- a CDS encoding IS3 family transposase (programmed frameshift), translating into MKKRNFSAEFKRESAQLVLDQNYTVAAAASAMDVGLSTMTRWVKQLRDERQGKIPKASPITPEQIEIRELKKKLQRIEMENDIFKKGYRALDVRLPEQFSLIGKLRAQYPVVTLCQVFGVHRSSYKYWVESPEKPDGKRAVLRSQVLELHNISHGSAGARSIAIMATLRGFRMGRWLAGRLMKELGLVSCQQPTHRYKRGGHEHVAIPNRLERQFAVTEPNQVWCGDVTYIWTGKRWAYLAVVLDLFARKPVGWAMSFSPDSRLTIKALEMAWEARGKPAGLMFHSDQGSHYTSRQFRQLLWRCRISQSMSRRGNCWDNSPMERFFRSLKNEWVPVTGYVSFSEAAHAITDYIVGYYSSLRPHDYNGGLSPNESENRYWKNSKAVASFS
- a CDS encoding MarR family winged helix-turn-helix transcriptional regulator; the encoded protein is MKTQKLTDEELLAWRGFRRMGEVISSMIARDIQKATGLSAQDFAILSQLRSTRNGVRKQRDIQQFLGWDKSRLSHQLSRMASREVITRENRPEQGLVVCITEEGIKQIIQAEPIHSAAVRRYFLDFLNPDDMNALTSIAAKLREGLESQATYDDFQ
- the arsR gene encoding As(III)-sensing metalloregulatory transcriptional repressor ArsR, with amino-acid sequence MMSLTSLQLFKNLSDETRLGIVLLLREMGELCVCDLCTALEQSQPKISRHLAMLRESGLLLDRKQGKWVHYRLSPHIPSWAAQVIEQAWLSQQDDVQAIARKLASANCSGSGKAVCI
- a CDS encoding ATP-dependent nuclease produces the protein MFLSKLKIKGFRCFNDEFNISLNEGLSVIVGENGAGKSAIINSIRQLFIDSESERYNITENDFHSPFSNPPKASDSFTINAEFSNLDAKEIIALLPWTGNSDVAKLNLHVENKEIRGRYKKSLWGGDSQNSQFDYELLDLIYCIYLPPLRDAESKLTNGRQSRLSKLLKAINRKDLKTLKKSGGVHPLVDKVNTFNDELSNSDLYSIKAANQLIKNQLQNAIGLNFGQNTAIQFAESDFTRIVESLRLIFFPDLTENDTKLFRNLEQNSLGYNNLLYIASILAELTLGNEQESSTCRVLLIEEPEAHLHPQLQIRLLEHLKKVSEDKENNVQVIVTTHSTTLASSVSVDSIIHLSKSTSPVATRIKDCGLAKKSQEFIDRWMDVTKSNLLFASGVILVEGIAEQMLLPVLAKEALASRDAGKNSLSDLGVSVINLNGIYFRHFMGIYCNFAIPSEKTKHEGLNIPVRCAGLTDLDPPKKIKECVEENKFIEKIVIPHDDEMYDGTNHAIKLVGEINSSKYARLYVSKYKTLEYDLAMTGNNIAVMSTVLYEIWPTDGEIKKKIKKIMDVNDDWSKKKSSERAVIANELLQYIENNELGKGYFAQSLSDNILNNRVKFETPEYIKNAILWVCQDGEV
- a CDS encoding UvrD-helicase domain-containing protein; the encoded protein is MTHFNSQQMDYIESSIASSIYLEACPGSGKTEVIAAKVAKEINNWTLSPSGIALLSFSNSATDELFSRVKKYSPDTVSRFPHFIGTFDSFIFKFLIGPNAKCLTHFEGECNKNTLRIIESASPLFIQTKYAYNKRGKIKAHHYTFDRRNDSILFNSDSPELDRMRNAINLQEWQIKDLIETKYKLFKSGLMTHDDSLFLAAEIFINEKYKNYALLLSKRFPLIIIDECQDLSYEHLFILQGLHDLGVKLHFVGDLEQSIYGFRAVDPKDTIKFITDNEFERMPLKINYRSCQQIIDLCSKLTAHDGVNGQFSSIESPCIVLQYNETPLELIDKIGQLCFGYSNNVIVARGHSILEKFTFNGVEDNIVKNLVNAINIFSLHGTQNIKNSLQLFSTVIRARSNHPIRESKYNCPNEIESSVQWRAFLFYTLEYFIENKLNNFELTWSKWCKNANAILINLHQQPFITDELKPIVEEVFSLSIKAPSGLAKINVSEFTAIEKVNTENYKYATIHSVKGETHDVTILLSSPSNSGNNGSHWKQWISNQKSESTRFAYVASSRPRYRLVWGVKKLKNSEADTLRKLGFTIE
- a CDS encoding tyrosine-type recombinase/integrase, which encodes MKLTARQVETAKPKDKPYKLADGGGLYLLVNPNGKRYWRLKYRSLGKEKLLAIGVYPDVSLAEARSKREDAKRTLAVGNDPSLERKIEKLSRQQDAENSFEAITREWYQRRYDRWSVSYREEMLRTFEKDVFPYIGHRPIKDIKPMELLAVLSKIEARGATEKVRKVRQRCGEVWKYAVVTGRAEYNPAPDLASAVTPHEKEHYAFLTQDELPEFLRTLNTYAGSVLVKIAMQLLILTGVRPGELRQAEWQEFDFERKVWNVPAERMKMRRPHLVPLSSQAIDLLNQLKPMTGAGALLFPGRNNPKKSMSDMALIVLVRRIGYAGRVTGHGFRHTMSTILHEQGFNSAWIELQLAHVDKNSIRGTYNHAQYLEGRREMMQWYGDLIINN
- the actS gene encoding amidase activator ActS; the protein is MSAGRLNKNSLGIALLLSMGLLLAGCSSKPSSDSGSYSGTVYTVKRGDTLYRISRATGTSVKELARLNGISPPYTIEVGQKLKVSSGSKSSKTASKSGKKSTSKTAAVRPSSSVPQSSWPPVGQRCWRWPASGKVILPYSMADGGNKGIDIAAARGTPVYAAGAGKVVYAGNQLRGYGNLVMIKHSEDYITAYAHNDTILVNNGETVKAGQKIATMGSTDAASVRLHFQIRYRATAIDPLRYLPPQGSKPKC
- a CDS encoding class II aldolase and adducin N-terminal domain-containing protein; the encoded protein is MGISIEEQIRVDLAVTFRIIAHLGMHEAVANHFSAAISDDGKTFLLNPKWKHFSRIRASDLLLLDADDEANAHREDVDATAWAIHGQIHQRLPAARVVLHLHPVYTTSVACLETPHIPAIDQNTARYFNRMAIDTLYGGMADTTAEGARLAGLLGEKRRLLMGNHGVLVTGISVGEAFDDIWTLERACQIFVTAMSCGQPLKILPDEVAEKTARDWEKIVDFSRQHFAEMKQLMIEADPSVLD